The following are encoded together in the Candidatus Hinthialibacter antarcticus genome:
- a CDS encoding glycosyltransferase family 4 protein, which yields MISFQSKPRIAFIDLTFNWPPVGGCWIDLHHVMQGLQSRGADVCLFTPDFSTYYPRGQVKTAMSYPIVGIPFNRYTYNYATVMKRFRHCVENFQPDLIFIGDGYHMKNHLMTALGPQNCFLRFYAYEMLCINLHYYRYHEGRVCDQGYFENPRECHRCWFHRMPAVGRAAQIAVGWPERHPNLHFSQEYLASLAFTEGYRRKLLENFSQLAGAVVYNPFMRGKLEAYIPTIHTIPSGVDPTRFTPPEMKPDHSVVKIFLPGRANDPLKGLGVLIDACDQLQKEGLAFEVHYTAAMDCPAQRPWLRNRGWTGPDELPQLYHEMDIVAAPSTWIEPFGITALEGMASGLPVVASNAGGFAQTVVDNQTGKHFESGSARSLANALRPLIADDELRDALGRNGRERVLQQYAWDRILDERYVPLIESHLASNQRTTS from the coding sequence ATGATTTCATTTCAATCCAAGCCGCGCATCGCATTTATTGACCTGACCTTCAACTGGCCGCCGGTGGGCGGCTGTTGGATCGACCTGCATCATGTAATGCAGGGGCTGCAATCGCGCGGCGCCGACGTATGTTTATTCACGCCCGACTTCTCGACCTATTACCCCAGAGGGCAAGTCAAAACCGCGATGTCCTACCCCATTGTCGGCATTCCCTTTAATCGCTACACCTACAATTACGCGACCGTGATGAAGCGCTTTCGCCATTGCGTTGAGAATTTTCAGCCCGACCTGATTTTCATCGGCGACGGCTATCACATGAAAAACCACTTGATGACTGCGCTGGGTCCGCAGAACTGCTTCTTGCGCTTTTATGCCTATGAGATGCTTTGCATTAATCTTCACTACTACCGCTATCACGAAGGCCGGGTGTGCGACCAGGGCTATTTTGAGAACCCCCGCGAATGCCATCGTTGCTGGTTCCATCGAATGCCCGCTGTGGGGCGCGCCGCGCAGATCGCCGTCGGCTGGCCGGAGCGCCACCCCAACCTGCACTTCTCCCAGGAATACCTCGCCAGCCTGGCGTTTACTGAAGGCTATCGGCGTAAGTTGCTGGAGAATTTTTCACAACTCGCCGGCGCGGTCGTCTACAACCCATTCATGCGCGGCAAACTCGAAGCGTACATCCCAACCATTCACACCATCCCGTCCGGCGTCGACCCGACTCGCTTTACGCCGCCTGAGATGAAACCCGATCATTCCGTCGTGAAAATTTTCCTGCCGGGACGCGCCAACGATCCGCTCAAAGGGTTGGGCGTTTTGATTGACGCCTGCGACCAATTGCAGAAAGAGGGCCTCGCGTTTGAAGTGCACTACACCGCCGCGATGGACTGCCCCGCCCAGCGCCCCTGGCTGAGAAATCGCGGTTGGACCGGGCCGGACGAATTGCCGCAACTCTACCATGAGATGGACATCGTCGCGGCGCCTTCAACTTGGATCGAACCCTTCGGCATCACCGCGCTTGAAGGCATGGCGTCGGGGTTGCCGGTGGTTGCAAGCAACGCGGGCGGCTTTGCGCAGACGGTCGTTGACAACCAAACCGGAAAGCATTTTGAATCGGGCAGCGCGCGCAGTTTGGCCAACGCGCTTCGTCCACTGATCGCAGACGACGAACTGCGCGATGCGTTGGGCCGCAACGGTCGCGAGCGCGTTCTCCAACAGTACGCCTGGGACCGCATTCTCGACGAACGCTATGTTCCTCTCATCGAATCGCATCTTGCATCCAACCAAAGGACGACATCATGA
- a CDS encoding sulfatase-like hydrolase/transferase, which yields MKRILVPLVCITLLLLFGCVLYLYLGAAASSVHASDWSGKNVILITIDTTRADALPMYGGDVKTPALSALAADGIVIDGMRSLTPLTLPSHTTILTGLHPIQHGVRDNFNGVLSDAATTLPELFRESGYQTGGVIGAIVLSRRTGISQGFDFYSDEFSPDAIQSAQPMIERKGDEVADAALAWLKERRARDPQAPLFLFAHFYDPHSFYQPPPPFDEQYKDNAYHGEIAYADHCIGRVLDYLKENQLYDDAVIVVAGDHGEGLGEHKEKTHGMFLYESTIRVPCIIKPPKRSGLHGRCDWNGSLEDIAPTLIHFCKLGRVKTNGVSMMNNFLDRAPVYRLGRKVVLETQYPLTFNWSPVYALVQDGYKYIHSPKPELYLLSEDPNEQTNLIDADRAHSLFMDSMLQMELVRLAKGAGFTPESQLSTDRSEALASLGYVGGGGVASVTDSVERADPKDRIELYEEIDAALVALSQSQIEKGRQMLESILEQDPFNPSLHLNLGFVYAKTQQWAKALASIKKAIELAPENHILKLHLAKTYINAGRLDEAKSILEAFILQFPKQADAHFQLGRIAYRQNRPENAMESFREAERWMPDIPGLDEALQKTQEKLKR from the coding sequence ATGAAGCGCATTTTGGTTCCTCTTGTTTGTATAACGCTACTGCTCCTATTTGGATGCGTCCTTTATTTGTATTTAGGGGCGGCGGCTTCATCGGTCCATGCGTCTGACTGGTCGGGCAAGAACGTCATACTTATTACGATTGATACCACCCGGGCGGATGCGTTGCCCATGTACGGCGGCGATGTGAAAACGCCTGCGCTGTCTGCGCTGGCCGCAGACGGGATCGTGATCGACGGCATGCGCTCGCTCACGCCGCTGACGCTGCCCTCGCACACCACCATCCTCACTGGGCTGCACCCCATCCAACACGGCGTACGCGACAACTTCAACGGCGTACTCAGCGACGCCGCAACCACGCTGCCGGAGTTGTTTCGTGAATCCGGCTATCAAACCGGGGGCGTGATTGGCGCCATTGTGCTCTCGCGCCGCACCGGCATCAGCCAGGGGTTCGATTTTTATAGCGATGAGTTTAGTCCCGACGCCATTCAAAGCGCACAGCCAATGATTGAACGCAAAGGCGATGAGGTCGCTGATGCTGCGTTGGCATGGCTCAAAGAAAGACGGGCGCGCGACCCACAGGCGCCGCTATTTTTGTTCGCCCATTTTTATGATCCTCATTCGTTCTACCAACCGCCGCCGCCGTTCGATGAGCAATACAAAGACAACGCGTACCATGGCGAGATTGCCTACGCTGACCATTGCATCGGGCGCGTGTTGGATTATTTGAAAGAGAACCAACTGTACGACGACGCCGTCATCGTCGTTGCGGGTGACCACGGCGAAGGGCTGGGCGAACATAAAGAGAAAACCCACGGCATGTTTTTGTATGAGTCGACGATACGCGTCCCCTGTATCATCAAGCCGCCCAAGCGCAGCGGGCTGCACGGGCGCTGCGATTGGAACGGCAGCCTGGAAGACATCGCGCCGACGCTGATCCATTTTTGCAAACTGGGCCGCGTCAAAACCAACGGCGTCAGCATGATGAACAATTTTTTAGACCGGGCGCCCGTCTACCGGTTGGGACGAAAAGTTGTGTTGGAGACGCAATATCCGCTCACATTTAATTGGAGCCCGGTCTACGCGCTGGTTCAAGATGGGTACAAATATATTCACTCGCCCAAGCCGGAACTCTATTTGCTGTCTGAGGACCCCAATGAACAGACCAATTTAATCGACGCCGACCGGGCGCACTCACTTTTTATGGATTCGATGTTGCAGATGGAACTGGTGCGGCTCGCCAAGGGCGCGGGCTTCACGCCGGAATCGCAGCTCTCGACCGACCGTTCAGAGGCGCTGGCTTCGCTGGGGTATGTCGGCGGCGGGGGCGTCGCCAGCGTGACCGACTCCGTCGAGCGGGCCGACCCAAAAGACCGCATCGAATTGTATGAAGAAATTGATGCGGCCCTGGTTGCGTTGTCGCAATCGCAAATTGAAAAGGGACGGCAGATGTTAGAATCTATTTTAGAACAAGACCCCTTCAACCCGTCGCTTCATCTCAACCTGGGGTTTGTTTATGCCAAGACCCAACAATGGGCGAAGGCGCTGGCGTCGATCAAAAAAGCCATTGAACTCGCGCCCGAAAACCATATTCTGAAATTACACTTGGCGAAAACCTACATAAACGCCGGGCGGCTCGACGAAGCAAAGTCGATATTAGAGGCGTTTATCTTGCAGTTCCCCAAACAGGCGGATGCGCATTTTCAATTGGGCCGCATCGCGTATCGTCAGAACCGCCCCGAGAACGCAATGGAGTCTTTTCGCGAAGCCGAACGCTGGATGCCCGATATCCCCGGCCTGGACGAGGCCTTGCAGAAAACCCAAGAGAAATTGAAGAGATAG
- the polX gene encoding DNA polymerase/3'-5' exonuclease PolX, producing MGNKEIAQIFDEMGSLLQIKGENPFKIRAYQNAVRIIEDLGQPLRELYERDELKTIDGFGKAITEKTAEFFETGKVSAHEKLKGEFPEGILDLLKVNGMGPKTVKLVYEELGVSSIDDLKQAAEAGKLQSLPKMGKKSEEKILKGIANVQQSSGRFTLGVAAPIARSILERVKAVKGVWQADIAGSLRRGRETVGDVDILVSAKNAEAVMQEFLATENIRDVLAQGATKSSILLECGLQVDLRVVEKDAFGAALQYFTGSKEHNVKLRERAVKQKLKVNEYGVYETGSETLVAGKTEESVYQCLGLAWVPPELREGRDEIQQAQNGTLPELIEAKHIRSALHNHTTDSDGFLSLEELANQAKARGYAFIAVTDHSGSLGVANGLSPERLKRQIEQVREFNETVKGIEVLAGTEVDIRADGRLDFDDDLLKELDVVIASVHASFEQLKDKMTARILRAIENPYVDIIAHPTGRLIGRRPPIEFDEEAVFAKAAETQTVMEINCYPARLDLNDVHIRQAKAHGVLFSINTDTHKVEHFDHLELGVKMARRGGLSADNVINSMTCKQYLSWKKKKTR from the coding sequence ATGGGAAATAAAGAGATTGCGCAGATTTTTGACGAGATGGGGAGCCTGTTGCAAATTAAGGGCGAGAACCCCTTTAAAATACGCGCGTACCAGAATGCAGTGCGCATCATCGAAGACCTGGGCCAGCCGTTGCGCGAATTATATGAACGCGATGAATTGAAAACCATCGACGGCTTCGGCAAAGCCATCACGGAAAAAACCGCTGAGTTTTTTGAAACCGGAAAAGTCAGCGCACACGAAAAATTAAAGGGTGAATTTCCAGAGGGAATTCTTGATTTGCTGAAGGTCAACGGCATGGGGCCGAAGACGGTCAAACTGGTCTATGAAGAATTGGGCGTGTCCTCGATTGATGATCTCAAACAAGCCGCCGAAGCGGGCAAGTTGCAATCGCTGCCCAAAATGGGCAAGAAGAGCGAAGAGAAAATTCTCAAAGGAATCGCCAATGTCCAGCAATCCAGCGGGCGTTTTACCCTCGGGGTGGCGGCGCCCATCGCGCGGTCGATTCTCGAACGGGTGAAAGCCGTCAAAGGCGTATGGCAGGCCGATATCGCGGGCAGCCTGCGGCGCGGTCGCGAAACGGTCGGCGATGTGGATATATTGGTTTCCGCCAAAAACGCCGAAGCGGTCATGCAAGAGTTTCTCGCGACGGAGAACATTCGCGACGTGCTTGCGCAGGGCGCGACCAAGTCGAGCATCTTGCTTGAGTGCGGCCTGCAAGTGGATTTGCGCGTCGTCGAAAAAGACGCCTTCGGGGCGGCGCTGCAATATTTCACCGGCTCCAAAGAACACAACGTCAAACTACGCGAACGCGCCGTGAAACAAAAGTTGAAAGTGAACGAATACGGCGTCTACGAGACCGGGAGCGAAACACTCGTCGCGGGCAAGACGGAAGAGAGCGTGTATCAGTGTTTGGGGCTTGCCTGGGTGCCGCCTGAGTTGCGTGAAGGACGCGATGAAATTCAACAGGCGCAAAACGGAACGCTGCCGGAATTGATCGAAGCGAAGCATATTCGCTCGGCGTTGCATAATCACACCACCGACAGCGATGGATTCCTGTCGCTCGAAGAGTTGGCAAATCAGGCGAAAGCGCGCGGGTATGCGTTCATCGCGGTGACGGACCATTCCGGCTCGTTGGGCGTCGCAAACGGCCTCTCGCCGGAGCGGCTCAAACGCCAGATTGAGCAAGTACGTGAGTTTAACGAGACGGTAAAAGGGATCGAAGTGTTGGCGGGAACCGAGGTCGATATTCGCGCGGATGGACGCTTGGACTTTGACGACGATCTGCTCAAAGAACTCGATGTCGTTATTGCGTCTGTGCACGCTTCGTTTGAGCAGCTCAAAGATAAAATGACGGCGCGTATTCTCCGGGCGATTGAGAACCCGTACGTCGATATTATCGCGCATCCAACCGGACGCTTGATCGGGCGGCGTCCACCCATCGAGTTTGATGAGGAGGCGGTGTTCGCCAAAGCGGCGGAAACGCAAACCGTGATGGAGATCAATTGTTATCCGGCCCGGCTCGATTTGAACGATGTTCATATTCGTCAGGCGAAGGCGCACGGCGTTCTGTTTTCAATTAACACCGATACGCATAAGGTCGAGCATTTTGATCATTTAGAATTGGGCGTGAAAATGGCGCGGCGCGGTGGGTTGTCAGCAGACAACGTTATCAATTCGATGACGTGCAAGCAATACCTGAGTTGGAAGAAAAAGAAAACGCGCTAA
- a CDS encoding ADP-dependent glucokinase/phosphofructokinase, with protein MNQYAQWDEKYQSAYQRGLERIRALSGVCCAFHSVIDGVIHLTPELIAPVLESDPALKAAALAGCRGETPLEIQSPADFIQGMFYGVKRGSALQRMIRSKETYEWALETFGPGELRLGGTSANMARSLAPLEIPVTVYANPLTVELAELFGDADSMRIIAKEGDRYALKRPIEAATERGVFAIHWIFEYDPSFELTLDGETIKPHRSNRYIPSWNPANNQFKMDPLFAEGFKARLDQYSHLLFSGFHILSETYPDGKTCEDVVRPLGEYLADIRAQKPELKIHLEMASIASRRVRQAVIDFVLPHIDSLGLNETELPLLLENIGEQALADDLRTAPSIDEFLRACSLAVERTGVERVHFHNLGYYLCLEKRPWTSPQDSRDALLFAAVLAAARAQNGLFTKIEDSQAGFEAKVAALGLEQLQALADALNQPDFVETGICEYEGLSLAAVPTRLVDKPLFTVGLGDTISAGAFLTE; from the coding sequence ATGAACCAATACGCACAATGGGACGAAAAATATCAGTCAGCCTATCAACGCGGCCTTGAGCGCATTCGCGCGTTGAGCGGCGTGTGTTGTGCGTTCCATTCAGTCATCGACGGCGTGATTCACCTGACGCCGGAGTTAATTGCTCCCGTGCTTGAATCAGACCCCGCGCTCAAGGCCGCTGCGTTGGCGGGATGCCGGGGCGAGACGCCGTTGGAAATTCAATCGCCCGCCGACTTCATTCAAGGCATGTTCTACGGCGTCAAGCGCGGCAGCGCCCTGCAACGCATGATCCGCTCGAAAGAGACCTACGAGTGGGCGCTCGAAACTTTCGGCCCCGGCGAACTACGCTTGGGCGGCACCTCCGCCAACATGGCGCGTTCGCTGGCGCCGCTTGAGATTCCGGTCACAGTTTACGCCAACCCGCTGACGGTCGAACTCGCCGAACTCTTCGGCGACGCCGACTCGATGCGCATCATCGCCAAAGAGGGCGACAGATATGCGCTCAAACGCCCCATCGAAGCGGCGACCGAACGCGGCGTATTCGCTATCCATTGGATCTTTGAATATGACCCGTCGTTTGAACTCACCCTCGACGGCGAGACCATCAAGCCGCACCGCTCAAACCGCTACATCCCCTCATGGAACCCTGCGAACAATCAGTTCAAGATGGACCCGCTATTCGCCGAGGGCTTCAAGGCGCGGCTCGACCAATACAGCCACCTGCTGTTTTCCGGCTTTCATATTTTGTCAGAAACCTATCCCGACGGGAAAACCTGCGAAGACGTGGTCAGGCCGTTGGGCGAATATCTCGCTGATATTCGCGCGCAAAAACCGGAACTGAAAATCCATCTCGAAATGGCGTCGATCGCATCCAGGCGCGTACGCCAGGCGGTGATTGACTTTGTGTTGCCGCACATCGACAGCCTGGGCCTCAATGAAACCGAACTGCCGCTGCTGTTAGAAAACATCGGCGAGCAAGCCTTGGCGGACGATTTGCGCACCGCGCCATCCATTGATGAATTTCTGCGCGCCTGCTCACTAGCCGTTGAACGCACCGGCGTCGAGCGGGTGCATTTTCATAACCTGGGCTATTACCTCTGCCTCGAAAAACGCCCCTGGACTTCGCCGCAAGACAGCCGCGACGCCTTGTTGTTCGCCGCCGTGCTCGCCGCCGCGCGCGCGCAGAACGGGCTATTCACCAAGATCGAAGATTCGCAAGCGGGCTTTGAAGCCAAGGTCGCCGCATTGGGCCTTGAGCAATTACAAGCGCTGGCGGACGCGCTCAATCAGCCCGATTTTGTCGAGACGGGAATCTGTGAATATGAGGGGCTTTCGCTAGCTGCGGTTCCCACCCGGTTGGTTGACAAGCCGCTGTTCACCGTCGGGCTGGGAGACACCATTTCCGCAGGCGCCTTCTTGACGGAGTAG
- a CDS encoding 3-deoxy-D-manno-octulosonic acid transferase — MSDSLWYWSPLMYAGYAAAAPLFGARMLSSDKYRIGLSQRLTFYPSGLQDKLAQKPNLWLHAVSVGELQAARGMLSTLSEAFPQANLAVSTVTNTGQSLARQLDDVDAPFYLPLDLYPLCRRAVRMVNPAALIIMETELWPNLIRAATDEGVPVFLINARLSDKSFGNYLRARVLFQPLLNRLQGILAQSDEDARRFILLGANQERVASAGNVKFEVSIPEDGANERTHWRSLFQIEDDELLLIAGSTFDGEEALLAQTVRAMRNKGIPIRLVIAPRHVERTPSIEQELTSTQTKPVLRSKIIESQPMNPEAPILLDTIGELGRAYAAADVVFVGKSICSRGGQNPIEPAAWSKPVVFGPNMQNFRDAAAMLLREGGARQVSDARQLTSVLCELCQSEDIRNEMGERARQVVKTNRGALQRTFDVIAPVIESRLTEEKQP; from the coding sequence ATGAGCGACAGCCTCTGGTATTGGAGCCCGCTCATGTACGCCGGCTACGCCGCCGCCGCGCCCCTCTTCGGCGCGCGCATGTTGAGTTCCGACAAATACCGCATCGGCCTATCGCAACGCCTGACCTTTTACCCCAGCGGCCTGCAAGACAAACTCGCGCAAAAACCCAACCTCTGGCTTCATGCCGTATCGGTCGGCGAATTGCAAGCAGCGCGGGGCATGTTGTCGACCCTCAGCGAAGCGTTTCCCCAAGCGAACCTCGCGGTCAGCACCGTGACCAACACCGGGCAAAGCCTGGCGCGCCAACTCGACGACGTCGATGCGCCGTTTTATCTTCCGCTTGATTTATATCCGCTCTGCCGACGCGCCGTGCGCATGGTCAACCCGGCGGCGCTCATCATTATGGAAACCGAACTGTGGCCCAACCTGATCCGCGCGGCGACGGACGAAGGCGTCCCGGTATTTTTGATTAACGCCCGACTGTCCGACAAATCATTCGGCAACTACCTTCGCGCCCGCGTCTTGTTTCAGCCGTTACTCAATCGCCTGCAGGGTATCCTCGCGCAAAGCGATGAAGACGCGCGGCGGTTCATTTTATTGGGAGCCAACCAGGAGCGCGTCGCCAGCGCAGGCAACGTCAAATTTGAAGTCAGCATCCCAGAAGACGGCGCGAATGAACGAACGCACTGGCGGTCGTTGTTTCAAATTGAAGACGACGAATTATTATTGATTGCAGGCTCCACTTTCGATGGAGAAGAAGCGCTGCTGGCGCAAACCGTTCGCGCCATGCGCAACAAAGGCATTCCCATTCGGCTGGTGATTGCGCCGCGTCATGTCGAACGCACTCCCTCTATCGAACAGGAACTGACATCGACGCAGACGAAACCCGTTCTGCGTTCAAAAATTATCGAATCGCAGCCGATGAATCCCGAAGCGCCCATCCTGCTCGACACCATCGGTGAATTGGGCCGCGCCTACGCGGCGGCGGATGTAGTGTTCGTCGGAAAGTCAATTTGCTCGCGGGGCGGACAGAACCCCATCGAACCCGCCGCGTGGTCAAAGCCCGTAGTGTTTGGCCCCAACATGCAGAATTTTCGCGACGCGGCGGCGATGCTGTTGCGTGAAGGCGGCGCCCGCCAGGTCAGCGACGCGCGCCAACTCACATCGGTCTTGTGCGAACTTTGCCAATCAGAAGACATTCGCAATGAGATGGGCGAGCGCGCGCGCCAAGTCGTCAAAACCAATCGCGGCGCGTTGCAGCGAACCTTCGACGTGATTGCGCCTGTGATTGAATCCCGCTTAACAGAGGAGAAGCAACCATGA
- a CDS encoding transglutaminase-like domain-containing protein has product MFKSRLTWIAIAFFALAIFLLRQDISYDSFLKRDARIDLTDGALVMRQQYLGFYLGGKKIGYSRFVLKESGPELPDPESLGLTQEDVNQNTEAYQKAMVKASSQTVDYYTFQSDSLWEIQAMGIPFEIKVENAGTVFKDLSMRTFRFVFQSSGQSIRIEGEVKKHDDGSAVLTLVTHSEGSAVEKKVDLSGPVYSTDTVHLLAARDGLKTGANYIYPVYDPLTMSLSEISVSVEGEDEIELKDGKKQSAFKLIQDYKGFKATSWVDQDGEVYQENSQVSGIPFTALRESAEEAVDADYKAPSFMPEPTPSSDSLDLIDNSRVLTNVRFRDPSAVDEMETLITGKELDDIPSDGYFQTIIERNDDSIKVKAQRLDYETVVPALPQQAPPYAETDDALKPFLEDDALIQVSNPRIKEKALEITSSAENAWDASEKIAKWLYLNLEKEFRVTIPSALEVLNSMKGDCNEHSTLFTALARSIGIPTKIVAGLVYQDDGFYYHAWNEIYASGHWLPIDSTLYRFRMDAAHIKLAEGALDSQSNIAKLVGNLSIEVVDYKEQ; this is encoded by the coding sequence ATGTTTAAATCACGTCTGACCTGGATCGCAATCGCTTTTTTTGCGCTGGCGATTTTCTTGCTTCGCCAAGACATTTCCTATGATTCGTTTTTGAAACGCGACGCCCGCATTGACTTAACCGATGGAGCATTGGTCATGCGTCAGCAATATTTAGGCTTCTACTTAGGCGGAAAAAAAATTGGCTATAGCCGCTTTGTTCTCAAAGAATCCGGCCCGGAACTTCCCGACCCCGAATCACTCGGCCTGACGCAAGAAGACGTCAATCAAAACACCGAGGCCTACCAGAAGGCGATGGTCAAAGCCAGCAGCCAGACGGTCGATTACTATACCTTTCAATCCGACTCGCTCTGGGAAATTCAGGCGATGGGCATTCCATTTGAAATCAAAGTCGAAAACGCCGGCACCGTCTTCAAAGACCTCTCCATGCGCACCTTTCGTTTTGTGTTTCAATCCAGCGGTCAGTCGATCCGCATCGAAGGCGAAGTCAAAAAACACGACGACGGATCAGCCGTTTTGACGTTGGTTACTCACTCGGAGGGCAGCGCGGTTGAAAAGAAAGTCGATCTTTCCGGCCCGGTGTATAGCACCGATACGGTCCACCTGCTGGCGGCTCGCGATGGGCTGAAGACCGGCGCCAATTACATCTACCCGGTTTATGACCCGCTCACCATGTCACTCAGCGAAATTTCGGTCTCCGTCGAAGGCGAAGATGAAATCGAATTGAAAGACGGCAAAAAACAAAGCGCGTTTAAACTCATTCAAGACTACAAAGGCTTCAAAGCGACTTCATGGGTCGATCAAGACGGCGAAGTCTATCAAGAAAACAGCCAGGTCAGCGGCATTCCCTTCACGGCATTACGCGAAAGCGCCGAAGAAGCCGTAGACGCCGATTACAAAGCGCCCTCGTTTATGCCGGAACCGACCCCCAGCAGCGATTCGCTCGATTTGATCGACAATTCGCGGGTGCTGACCAATGTCCGGTTCCGCGATCCATCCGCAGTCGATGAAATGGAAACACTCATCACAGGAAAAGAGTTAGACGACATTCCGTCCGACGGCTATTTTCAAACCATCATCGAACGCAACGACGATAGCATCAAAGTCAAAGCCCAGCGGTTGGATTATGAAACGGTTGTCCCGGCCCTGCCTCAACAGGCGCCGCCATACGCCGAAACCGATGACGCGTTAAAGCCATTTCTCGAAGACGACGCGCTGATTCAAGTATCAAACCCGCGCATCAAAGAAAAAGCGTTGGAAATCACAAGCAGCGCCGAAAACGCGTGGGACGCGTCGGAAAAAATCGCTAAGTGGCTCTATCTAAATCTCGAAAAAGAGTTTCGCGTGACCATCCCGTCCGCGCTCGAAGTGTTAAACTCGATGAAGGGCGATTGCAACGAACACTCGACCTTGTTCACCGCATTGGCGCGTTCGATCGGCATCCCGACAAAGATCGTCGCCGGACTGGTCTATCAAGACGACGGGTTTTATTACCACGCCTGGAACGAAATATACGCAAGCGGACATTGGCTGCCCATTGATTCGACCTTGTACCGCTTTCGTATGGACGCCGCCCATATCAAGTTGGCGGAAGGCGCACTCGACTCACAGTCAAACATAGCGAAACTGGTTGGTAATTTGTCGATTGAAGTGGTTGATTACAAAGAACAGTAG
- the lpxK gene encoding tetraacyldisaccharide 4'-kinase — protein sequence MSNWRRAWMQLAYQKSGPLRPAAPFLAPLSDLYGAIANRRRTAARKNTPRSCGVPVISVGNITVGGSGKTPLAQYIIKRLRQIERRPGVLMRGYKRKSDQTLVLTPESFNASQIYACGDEAALYAFRHEIPVGVAAKRAEAAPLLLDQTDCDALILDDGFQHFQFHRDIDLVLINGDAPFGNRHCLPLGPLREPLSALSDADAFIVHGGEVEFPNLKEKPIFKGELEWALVYPFQQWRTGNFDAGAPIDELKQKRAALLSGLGDPARFEQQARRLGVDVAAHYAFADHHWFSAKEIEGVAENHDAIITTEKDAMRLLALDSSIENFADKFFIIQAQWKMKDDDAFIQWLQTQIGRTGL from the coding sequence ATGAGCAACTGGCGACGCGCATGGATGCAATTGGCTTATCAAAAGAGCGGGCCGCTACGTCCGGCGGCGCCATTTCTGGCGCCATTGTCAGACCTCTACGGCGCCATCGCGAATCGCCGCCGAACCGCCGCGCGAAAAAATACGCCCCGCAGCTGCGGCGTCCCGGTGATTTCCGTAGGCAATATTACGGTAGGCGGTTCCGGCAAAACACCGCTGGCGCAATATATCATAAAGAGACTCAGGCAAATCGAACGCCGCCCCGGCGTGTTGATGCGCGGGTATAAACGAAAATCCGACCAGACATTGGTTCTTACGCCAGAGTCATTCAACGCATCGCAGATCTACGCCTGCGGCGACGAAGCGGCGCTCTACGCCTTTCGCCACGAGATACCGGTCGGCGTTGCCGCAAAACGCGCCGAAGCGGCGCCATTGTTATTAGACCAGACAGATTGCGACGCTCTGATTTTAGATGATGGTTTTCAACATTTTCAATTTCATCGCGATATTGACCTGGTGTTAATCAACGGCGACGCCCCGTTCGGCAACCGCCACTGTTTGCCGCTGGGGCCGCTGCGCGAACCGCTGTCTGCGCTGAGCGACGCGGACGCGTTTATCGTGCACGGCGGAGAAGTTGAGTTCCCCAATCTAAAAGAAAAACCCATTTTCAAAGGCGAATTGGAATGGGCTTTGGTCTATCCATTTCAACAATGGCGCACGGGCAACTTTGACGCAGGCGCCCCCATTGATGAACTCAAACAAAAACGCGCCGCGCTGCTGTCCGGCCTGGGCGACCCGGCGCGCTTCGAACAACAAGCGAGACGCCTCGGCGTTGACGTCGCCGCGCATTACGCCTTTGCCGACCATCACTGGTTTTCAGCGAAGGAGATCGAAGGCGTCGCCGAAAACCATGACGCTATCATTACCACCGAAAAAGACGCCATGCGTTTACTCGCTCTCGATTCAAGCATTGAGAATTTCGCCGACAAATTTTTCATCATTCAAGCGCAATGGAAGATGAAAGACGACGACGCTTTCATTCAATGGTTGCAAACTCAAATTGGCCGGACGGGTTTATAG